The following proteins come from a genomic window of Chanos chanos chromosome 15, fChaCha1.1, whole genome shotgun sequence:
- the ppp2r1ba gene encoding protein phosphatase 2, regulatory subunit A, beta a, with translation MAGADGDDSLYPIAVLIDELRNEDVQLRLNSIKKLSTIALALGVERTRTELLPFLTDTIYDEDEVLLALAEQLGNFTMLVGGPEYVHCLLPPLESLATVEETVVRDKAVESLRKISHEHSPVDLEVHFEPLVKRLASGDWFTSRTSACGLFSVCYPRVSSTVKAEIRQHFRTLCSDDTPMVRRAAASKLGEFAKVLELEYVKSDIISLFTALASDEQDSVRLLAVEACVSIAQLLPQEDLETLVMPTLRQAAEDKSWRVRYMVADKFSELQKAVGPEITKNDLVPAFQNLLKDCEAEVRAAAANKVKEFCENLPEDSRETIIMTHILPCVKELVSDTNQHVKSALASVIMGLSTILGKDNTIEHLLPLFLAQLKDECPEVRLNIISNLDCVNEVIGIRQLSQSLLPAIVELAEDAKWRVRLAIIEYMPLLAGQLGVEFFDEKLNSLCMAWLVDHVYAIREAATCNLMKLVEKFGAEWAQNTIIPKVLGMANDPNYLHRMTTLFCINALSEACGQEITTKHMLPVVLKMSNDQVANVRFNVAKSLQKIGPVLDSNSLQTEVKPVLEKLASDQDIDVKYFAQEAISVLALA, from the exons ATGGCGGGTGCCGATGGAGACGATTCACTTTATCCCATTGCAGTGCTAATTGATGAACTACGGAATGAGGATGTTCAG TTGCGTTTGAACAGCATCAAGAAATTATCCACCATAGCTCTGGCACTGGGTGTGGAGCGGACACGTACAGAACTCCTACCCTTCCTAACAG ATACCATCTATGATGAGGATGAGGTGCTCCTGGCCCTGGCTGAGCAGTTGGGGAATTTTACCATGCTTGTGGGAGGCCCTGAATACGTGCATTGTCTTCTG CCTCCGCTGGAGAGCCTGGCCACAGTTGAGGAAACTGTGGTTCGGGACAAGGCAGTGGAGTCCCTGAGGAAGATCTCCCACGAGCATTCGCCCGTCGACCTGGAGGTTCACTTTGAACCGCTGGTGAAAAGACTGGCCAGCGGAGACTGGTTCACCTCACGGACCTCTGCCTGCGGACTCTTCAGCGTCTGTTACCCACGGGTCTCCAGCACGGTCAAAGCTGAGATTCGACA GCACTTCCGCACCCTGTGCTCCGACGACACGCCTATGGTACGCCGCGCCGCTGCCTCCAAACTTGGCGAGTTTGCCAAAGTCTTAGAACTGGAGTATGTTaagagtgacatcatctctctcttcactgccCTGGCCTCGGACGAACAG GACTCTGTGCGTCTGCTGGCGGTGGAGGCCTGCGTTAGCATAGCCCAGCTGTTGCCACAGGAGGACCTGGAGACCCTGGTGATGCCCACTCTGCGACAGGCGGCAGAAGACAAGTCCTGGAGGGTGCGTTACATGGTGGCTGACAAGTTTTCTGAG CTTCAGAAAGCCGTGGGTCCGGAGATCACCAAGAACGACCTGGTGCCAgccttccagaaccttctcaAAGACTGCGAGGCTGAAGTGCGGGCAGCTGCAGCCAACAAGGTCAAAG AATTCTGTGAGAATTTGCCAGAGGACAGCAGAGAGACCATCATTATGACTCACATTCTACCTTGTGTGAAG GAGCTGGTCTCAGACACCAATCAGCATGTCAAATCTGCCCTGGCCTCCGTCATAATGGGCTTATCCACCATTCTTGGCAAAGACAACACCATCGAACACCTGCTTCCTCTCTTCCTGGCCCAGCTGAAAGATGAG TGCCCTGAAGTTCGCCTCAACATCATCTCCAACCTGGACTGCGTGAACGAGGTGATTGGCATTCGCCAGCTGTCCCAGTCTCTGTTGCCTGCCATCGTAGAGCTGGCAGAAGATGCCAAGTGGAGGGTTCGCCTGGCCATCATCGAATACATGCCCCTGCTGGCGGGGCAACTG ggtGTGGAGTTCTTTGACGAGAAACTGAATTCCCTTTGCATGGCGTGGCTTGTTGACCACG tgtacgCCATCAGAGAGGCGGCTACATGTAACCTGATGAAACTGGTGGAGAAGTTTGGAGCAGAATGGGCCCAAAACACCATCATTCCCAAAGTCTTGGGTATGGCCAATGACCCAAACTACCTCCACAGGATGACTACCCTCTTCTGTATTAAT GCCCTGTCTGAGGCGTGCGGACAGGAGATCACAACCAAACACATGCTGCCCGTCGTCTTGAAGATGTCAAACGACCAGGTGGCCAACGTGCGCTTTAATGTGGCCAAGTCCCTGCAGAAGATTGGACCAGTGTTAGACAGCAA TTCTCTACAAACAGAAGTGAAACCAGTGCTGGAAAAACTAGCTTCAGACCAAGACATAGATGTCAAATACTTTGCCCAAGAGGCCATAAGTG TTCTTGCCCTGGCATAA
- the alg9 gene encoding alpha-1,2-mannosyltransferase ALG9 isoform X2, producing MATKGVRQRNRRGSKQDTNNVNTSTVGDNRVSKEEKGTDESKCADTRNETSSKAGQVWAPEGSTAFKCLVSARFCAALLSNISDCDETFNYWEPTHYLLYGKGMQTWEYSPAYAIRSYAYLWLHALPACFHAKILQTNKVLVFYFLRCVLAFTCCVCELYFYKAVCKKFGLHVGRLMLAFLVLSAGMFCSSAAFLPSTFCMYSTVVAMTGWFQGSPSLAILGIAAGAIVGWPFSALLGIPIAFDLLLMKRKWKSFVTWTLVALLLFLVPVMMVDSYYYGKLVIAPLNIILYNVFTPHGPDLYGTEPWHFYFVNGFLNFNVVFVLALLSLPLTALMEALLQRFNVQNLGRPYWLTLSPMYLWMLVFFTRPHKEERFLFPIYPLICLCGAVALSSLQKCYHFMFQRYRLEHYTISSNWLALGTVVLFAVLSLSRSVALFRGYHAPLDLYPEFLRIAKDPTIHTVPEGRPVSVCVGKEWHRFPSSFLLPKNWQLQFIQSEFRGQLPKPFSAGQDATRIIPSDMNDQNLEEPSRYVDLKHCHYLVDLATETEAPREPRYAANKEEWSVIAYKPFLDASRSSRLFRAFFIPFLSEQHTTYSNYVILKPRRPKHGRRRTQP from the exons ATGGCGACGAAGGGAGTCCGACAGCGAAACAGACGAGGTAGCAAACAAGATACAAATAACGTGAACACGTCCACTGTCGGTGATAATAGGGTGTCGAAGGAAGAAAAGGGGACTGACGAGAGTAAATGTGCGGACACGCGAAACGA GACATCCAGTAAAGCGGGGCAGGTATGGGCTCCGGAGGGCTCCACGGCATTCAAGTGTCTAGTATCAGCGCGATTCTGCGCAGCGTTGCTCAGCAACATCTCTGACTGTGATGAGACCTTCAATTACTGGGAGCCA ACCCACTACCTGCTCTATGGAAAGGGGATGCAGACATGGGAGTATTCTCCAGCCTACGCTATTCGCTCCTACGCATATCTGTGGCTTCATGCACTTCCAGCCTGCTTTCATGCCAAAATACTGCAGACCAATAAG GtccttgtgttttatttcctgCGCTGTGTGTTAGCTTTCACCTGCTGCGTATGTGAACTATACTTCTACAA GGCCGTGTGTAAGAAGTTTGGCTTGCATGTAGGTCGTCTCATGCTTGCGTTCCTGGTACTAAGTGCAGGCATGTTCTGCTCCTCTGCAG CATTCCTTCCAAGCACTTTCTGCATGTATAGCACGGTCGTGGCCATGACAGGCTGGTTCCAGGGTAGTCCCAGCCTGGCTATACTGGGAATAGCAGCTGGTGCTATTGTAGGCTGGCCCTTCAGTGCTCTGCTTGG TATACCCATTGCCTTTGACCTGCTtctgatgaaaagaaaatggaaaagttTTGTCACATGGACCCTGGTGGCTCTCCTGCTTTTTCTG GTTCCTGTGATGATGGTAGACAGTTATTACTATGGCAAGCTGGTGATTGCTCCTCTGAATATAATCCTGTACAATGTGTTCACCCCTCATGGGCCTGATCTTTATG GTACAGAGCCGTGGCATTTCTACTTTGTGAATGGCTTTCTGAATTTTAACGTAGTCTTCGTCCTGGCTCtgctttctctgcctctcactgctctaatgGAGGCCCTGCTCCAAAGATTCAACG TCCAGAACCTGGGCCGTCCCTATTGGCTGACGCTGTCGCCCATGTACCTGTGGATGCTGGTCTTTTTCACCCGCCCACACAAAGAGGAGCGCTTCCTGTTTCCCATCTATCCTCTCATCTGTCTTTGTGGAGCTGTGGCTCTCTCGTCACTACAG AAGTGCTACCACTTCATGTTCCAGCGATACCGTTTAGAACACTACACCATCTCCTCGAACTGGCTCGCCCTGGGCACTGTCGTCCTGTTCGCCGTGCTTTCGCTCTCCCGCTCTGTGGCTCTTTTCAGAG GTTACCATGCTCCCTTGGATCTGTATCCTGAGTTCCTCCGTATTGCTAAAGACCCCACCATTCACACAGTGCCAGAGGGGAGACCggtcagcgtgtgtgtgggcaaaGAGTGGCATCGTTTTCCCAGCAGCTTCCTACTGCCCAAAAA CTGGCAGCTGCAATTCATCCAGTCGGAGTTCCGGGGTCAGCTGCCCAAGCCGTTCTCAGCGGGGCAAGACGCCACACGGATAATCCCCTCGGACATGAACGACCAGAACCTGGAGGAGCCGTCTCGATAC GTGGATCTTAAACACTGTCATTATCTTGTGGACCTGGCCACAGAAACAGAGGCCCCTAGAGAGCCACGCTACGCCGCTAATAAAGAGGAGTGGAGTGTCATTGCATACAAGCCTTTCCTAGATGCCAGCAG GTCCTCTCGACTCTTCAGGGCCTTCTTCATACCTTTTCTGTCAGAGCAGCACACTACCTACAGCAATTATGTCATCCTCAAACCACGGCGACCCAAACACGGCAGGAGGCGAACGCAACCCTGA
- the alg9 gene encoding alpha-1,2-mannosyltransferase ALG9 isoform X1 encodes MATKGVRQRNRRGSKQDTNNVNTSTVGDNRVSKEEKGTDESKCADTRNDVFPDKHIPHYTRPLFHRTSSKAGQVWAPEGSTAFKCLVSARFCAALLSNISDCDETFNYWEPTHYLLYGKGMQTWEYSPAYAIRSYAYLWLHALPACFHAKILQTNKVLVFYFLRCVLAFTCCVCELYFYKAVCKKFGLHVGRLMLAFLVLSAGMFCSSAAFLPSTFCMYSTVVAMTGWFQGSPSLAILGIAAGAIVGWPFSALLGIPIAFDLLLMKRKWKSFVTWTLVALLLFLVPVMMVDSYYYGKLVIAPLNIILYNVFTPHGPDLYGTEPWHFYFVNGFLNFNVVFVLALLSLPLTALMEALLQRFNVQNLGRPYWLTLSPMYLWMLVFFTRPHKEERFLFPIYPLICLCGAVALSSLQKCYHFMFQRYRLEHYTISSNWLALGTVVLFAVLSLSRSVALFRGYHAPLDLYPEFLRIAKDPTIHTVPEGRPVSVCVGKEWHRFPSSFLLPKNWQLQFIQSEFRGQLPKPFSAGQDATRIIPSDMNDQNLEEPSRYVDLKHCHYLVDLATETEAPREPRYAANKEEWSVIAYKPFLDASRSSRLFRAFFIPFLSEQHTTYSNYVILKPRRPKHGRRRTQP; translated from the exons ATGGCGACGAAGGGAGTCCGACAGCGAAACAGACGAGGTAGCAAACAAGATACAAATAACGTGAACACGTCCACTGTCGGTGATAATAGGGTGTCGAAGGAAGAAAAGGGGACTGACGAGAGTAAATGTGCGGACACGCGAAACGA TGTGTTCCCAGATAAGCATATTCCCCACTACACCCGACCCCTCTTCCACAGGACATCCAGTAAAGCGGGGCAGGTATGGGCTCCGGAGGGCTCCACGGCATTCAAGTGTCTAGTATCAGCGCGATTCTGCGCAGCGTTGCTCAGCAACATCTCTGACTGTGATGAGACCTTCAATTACTGGGAGCCA ACCCACTACCTGCTCTATGGAAAGGGGATGCAGACATGGGAGTATTCTCCAGCCTACGCTATTCGCTCCTACGCATATCTGTGGCTTCATGCACTTCCAGCCTGCTTTCATGCCAAAATACTGCAGACCAATAAG GtccttgtgttttatttcctgCGCTGTGTGTTAGCTTTCACCTGCTGCGTATGTGAACTATACTTCTACAA GGCCGTGTGTAAGAAGTTTGGCTTGCATGTAGGTCGTCTCATGCTTGCGTTCCTGGTACTAAGTGCAGGCATGTTCTGCTCCTCTGCAG CATTCCTTCCAAGCACTTTCTGCATGTATAGCACGGTCGTGGCCATGACAGGCTGGTTCCAGGGTAGTCCCAGCCTGGCTATACTGGGAATAGCAGCTGGTGCTATTGTAGGCTGGCCCTTCAGTGCTCTGCTTGG TATACCCATTGCCTTTGACCTGCTtctgatgaaaagaaaatggaaaagttTTGTCACATGGACCCTGGTGGCTCTCCTGCTTTTTCTG GTTCCTGTGATGATGGTAGACAGTTATTACTATGGCAAGCTGGTGATTGCTCCTCTGAATATAATCCTGTACAATGTGTTCACCCCTCATGGGCCTGATCTTTATG GTACAGAGCCGTGGCATTTCTACTTTGTGAATGGCTTTCTGAATTTTAACGTAGTCTTCGTCCTGGCTCtgctttctctgcctctcactgctctaatgGAGGCCCTGCTCCAAAGATTCAACG TCCAGAACCTGGGCCGTCCCTATTGGCTGACGCTGTCGCCCATGTACCTGTGGATGCTGGTCTTTTTCACCCGCCCACACAAAGAGGAGCGCTTCCTGTTTCCCATCTATCCTCTCATCTGTCTTTGTGGAGCTGTGGCTCTCTCGTCACTACAG AAGTGCTACCACTTCATGTTCCAGCGATACCGTTTAGAACACTACACCATCTCCTCGAACTGGCTCGCCCTGGGCACTGTCGTCCTGTTCGCCGTGCTTTCGCTCTCCCGCTCTGTGGCTCTTTTCAGAG GTTACCATGCTCCCTTGGATCTGTATCCTGAGTTCCTCCGTATTGCTAAAGACCCCACCATTCACACAGTGCCAGAGGGGAGACCggtcagcgtgtgtgtgggcaaaGAGTGGCATCGTTTTCCCAGCAGCTTCCTACTGCCCAAAAA CTGGCAGCTGCAATTCATCCAGTCGGAGTTCCGGGGTCAGCTGCCCAAGCCGTTCTCAGCGGGGCAAGACGCCACACGGATAATCCCCTCGGACATGAACGACCAGAACCTGGAGGAGCCGTCTCGATAC GTGGATCTTAAACACTGTCATTATCTTGTGGACCTGGCCACAGAAACAGAGGCCCCTAGAGAGCCACGCTACGCCGCTAATAAAGAGGAGTGGAGTGTCATTGCATACAAGCCTTTCCTAGATGCCAGCAG GTCCTCTCGACTCTTCAGGGCCTTCTTCATACCTTTTCTGTCAGAGCAGCACACTACCTACAGCAATTATGTCATCCTCAAACCACGGCGACCCAAACACGGCAGGAGGCGAACGCAACCCTGA
- the fdxacb1 gene encoding ferredoxin-fold anticodon-binding domain-containing protein 1 yields MSQTREVLLIGEGNFSFSVALCQSAADPVNVTATCFQTEDEALKQDCAAQNIERLRYCGSRVLFQVDCTRLRENEDLKHQLYDCIIFNFPHCGRKSGVKKNRSLLAKFFLNCAEILKENGEVHVALCNGQGGTPVDNPIREWHNSWQVVAMAAEAGLILSEVRPFDQDKYQGYKCTGYRSQDHGFHVEGALNHIFTRSLPYALPQRLKMEAKVGKETIVFELPEELGEFVNRNFLGPHSHHPVQLVQDQLLRELKSAWPVNKVSGDFPELVSCSPDKLHVFGPNVTTTEIYWIKPTETLNHSQSEDGGDNCEPIEDQHAPSGSYGLRPSLLMHVQDILQHEDFSPGTLHALSGLVFQKTPISASLSPVYHQLLLVGVFRSETQPLRCLHDCLEALLSAHGVSFQLEQGGEQQQAWMNSKTLAKFGRLASLPVPGCVPEEALQLCVVSMNLDHLAALIFSISDWRLLWTPDPRLLLHFELNPQGPFRPFSLYSPSYSHDISFWMEPDSFDELEFHTVVRQATAGTVRDVVLVDRFRHPHMGHASLCYRLTYQSPDRALSHSQALCLQNKLRRLLPLRLQVTLR; encoded by the exons GGTCGAGGGTGCTCTTTCAAGTGGACTGCACAAGactcagagaaaatgaggaCCTTAAGCATCAACTGTATGACTGTATCATCTTCAATTTCCCTCACTGTGGTCGCAAGAGCGGAGTAAAGAAGAACCGCAGCTTACTGGCCAAATTTTTTCTGAA CTGTGCTGAGATCCTAAAGGAGAATGGAGAAGTTCACGTGGCCTTGTGCAATGGGCAAGGTGGCACTCCAGTTGACAATCCAATAAGAGAGTGGCACAATAGCTGGCAagttgttgccatggcagctgAAGCAGGACTCATCCTCAGTGAGGTCCGCCCCTTTGATCAAGACAAATATCAAGGCTATAAATGTACAGGTTACAG gAGTCAAGACCATGGTTTTCATGTGGAAGGAGCACTGAACCACATCTTTACACGAAGTCTCCCATATGCCTTGCCTCAGAGACTGAAAATGGAGGCCAAAGTTGGGAAGGAGACCATTGTTTTTGAGCTACCTGAGGAGTTAGGTGAATTTGTGAACAG GAATTTCCTTGGTCCGCATTCACATCATCCCGTACAGCTGGTACAGGATCAGCTGCTGAGAGAGCTGAAATCGGCCTGGCCCGTAAACAAAGTGAGCGGAGACTTCCCAGAGCTGGTGAGCTGTTCCCCAGACAAGTTACACGTTTTTGGCCCTAATGTGACAACCACAGAGATATACTGGATAAAACCAACAGAAACCCTCAACCACAGCCAAagtgaggatggaggagacAACTGTGAGCCCATTGAGGACCAGCATGCTCCCAGTGGCAGTTATGGGTTACGTCCATCTTTGCTCATGCATGTACAAGACATATTGCAGCATGAGGACTTCAGCCCCGGTACTCTGCACGCTCTCAGTGGTCTAGTCTTTCAGAAGACTCCCATTTCCGCCAGTCTTTCTCCCGTTTACCACCAGCTCCTCCTCGTTGGGGTGTTTCGCTCAGAAACTCAGCCGCTTCGGTGTCTTCACGATTGCTTGGAGGCGCTGCTGTCCGCTCACGGGGTGTCTTTCCAGTTGGAACAAGGTGGAGAACAACAGCAAGCATGGATGAACTCAAAGACGCTGGCTAAGTTTGGTCGACTAGCCTCTCTCCCGGTTCCTGGATGCGTCCCAGAGGAAGCTCTCCAGCTGTGTGTGGTCTCAATGAACTTAGACCACCTAGCGGCGCTGATCTTCTCCATCTCGGACTGGCGCTTGCTGTGGACTCCTGACCCTCGACTCCTGTTGCACTTCGAGCTAAATCCGCAAGGCCCTTTCCGCCCTTTCTCCCTTTATTCGCCGAGCTATTCGCACGACATCAGTTTTTGGATGGAGCCGGACAGCTTTGACGAACTGGAGTTTCACACTGTGGTGCGGCAAGCCACCGCTGGTACTGTGAGGGACGTGGTTCTAGTGGACCGCTTCCGACACCCGCACATGGGCCATGCTAGCCTTTGCTACCGGTTGACCTACCAGTCGCCAGACCGCGCGCTCTCGCATAGCCAGGCCCTATGCTTACAGAATAAGCTGCGCAGGCTGCTGCCACTACGTCTGCAGGTCACTCTCAGGTAG